Proteins encoded in a region of the Elaeis guineensis isolate ETL-2024a chromosome 7, EG11, whole genome shotgun sequence genome:
- the LOC105048802 gene encoding uncharacterized protein produces MALLPVPLGQTLRLSLSVSKRCMNPLNSQSLAFPTHHVRPSRSFLRIEARNITRTENAKVRNRRMRRKFNGSPTKPRLSVFCSNKQLYAMLVDDQNKKTLFYANTLQKSIHENCSCSSTSEAAQRVGEELVKVCEDLNITEISSYDRNGLARGERMAAFEIPISQHGFLPR; encoded by the exons ATGGCTCTGCTTCCCGTACCACTTGGTCAGACACTGAGGCTCAGCTTGAGCGTCTCCAAGAGGTGTATGAATCCATTAAACAGCCAGTCCCTTGCATTCCCCACACACCACGTAA GGCCATCTCGTTCGTTTCTTAGAATTGAAGCAAGGAATATCACTCGAACAGAGAACGCGAAGGTCAGAAACCGGAGGATGCGAAGAAAG TTCAATGGCTCACCTACTAAGCCAAGGCTCTCAGTATTTTGTTCAAACAAACAGCTGTACGCTATGCTCGTTGATGATCAAaataagaagaccctcttttATGCAAACACGTTACAGAAATCCATCCATGAAAACTGCTCTTGTAGCAGCACTAGT GAAGCTGCTCAAAGGGTTGGCGAGGAGCTTGTCAAGGTATGCGAGGATCTAAATATCACTGAAATATCATCTTATGATCGCAATGGATTGGCTCGTGGGGAAAGAATGGCAGCATTCGAGATTCCAATCTCTCAACATGGGTTCCTACCACGTTAG
- the LOC105048856 gene encoding LOW QUALITY PROTEIN: protein DMP9 (The sequence of the model RefSeq protein was modified relative to this genomic sequence to represent the inferred CDS: inserted 2 bases in 2 codons), translated as MSTLAKAVLPCTVKTVSKFLAKLGWPKLCIFHWVCFLSKSPSGREQLTSRCRYNSNSQVSTPALTESRIYPLSFLLGCLESCGEMDQPXETVMDEPSLYPSSPRPTPXTGRRRKVVAKSLQKTLSKTSMLVNFLPTGTLLTFEMLLPSISGDGSCSPVSTTMIHVLLGLCTLSCFFFHFTDSFHGPDGKVCYGIVTPRGLAVFKSGLGVEVPKDDRYRMGFVDLVHAVMAVMVFSAIALSDHRVTNCLFPGRAKEMDEVMQSFPLMVGVVCSGLFLVFPTTRYGIGCTPS; from the exons ATGTCAAC ACTAGCTAAAGCCGTTCTGCCATGCACGGTCAAAACTGTGTCAAAATTCCTAGCCAAACTTGGCTGGCCCAAGTTGTGCATCTTTCATTGGGTCTGTTTTCTTTCAAAGTCTCCCTCAGGGAGGGAACAGTTAACTAGCCGTTGCCGCTACAATTCAAACTCTCAAGTCTCTACCCCAGCCTTAACTGAGAGCAGAATCTACCcactttccttcctccttgggtGCTTGGAATCCTGCGGAGAAATGGACCAAC GTGAGACTGTCATGGATGAGCCATCTTTGTACCCTTCCTCTCCTCGGCCAACGC GCACCGGCCGGAGACGGAAAGTGGTGGCAAAAAGCTTGCAAAAGACACTCTCAAAGACCTCCATGCTCGTTAACTTCCTCCCAACCGGCACCCTCCTCACCTTCGAGATGCTCCTCCCATCTATCTCCGGTGATGGGTCATGCTCCCCGGTGAGCACAACAATGATCCACGTCCTCCTCGGCCTCTGCACACTCTCTTGCTTCTTCTTTCACTTCACTGATAGCTTCCATGGCCCTGATGGCAAGGTCTGCTATGGAATTGTGACTCCAAGGGGCCTTGCAGTCTTCAAGTCAGGCCTCGGAGTTGAGGTACCAAAGGATGACCGGTATCGAATGGGCTTCGTCGATCTAGTGCATGCAGTCATGGCGGTGATGGTTTTCTCGGCGATCGCACTGTCCGACCACCGGGTCACCAACTGCCTCTTCCCAGGGAGAGCAAAAGAGATGGATGAGGTGATGCAGAGCTTCCCGTTAATGGTGGGTGTGGTGTGCAGTGGTCTGTTTCTTGTGTTCCCCACCACTCGATATGGAATAGGGTGCACACCATCATGA
- the LOC105048801 gene encoding uncharacterized protein isoform X1 produces MAFVIHAGNVKSRCSGEKELTMGDHLVLNVDRLVKTETVESQARKTSESSGEDVHVSLPSVASSSVVVSVGDEGKEYSGAEEEEPLIQTVECRICQEEDHVKNLEIPCACSGSLKYAHRTCVQRWCNEKGDITCEICHEQYNPGYTASPRANPDETIIDIRGGWTITGTPLDLRDPQLLAVAAAQRRFLEAEYDEYSATNASGAAFCRSAALILMALLLLRHALTFTNGDGDDDASTVFSQLFMLRAAGFLLPCYIMAWAVSILQRRRQRQEAAALAATEVAFILQSGNGRSLHFTIAPESPTTPQQEPHE; encoded by the exons ATGGCCTTTGTTATTCATGCCGGAAATGTGAAAAGCAG ATGTTCTGGTGAGAAAGAATTGACAATGGGAGATCATCTGGTGTTGAATGTTGACCGTCTCGTGAAGACTGAAACTGTTGAATCTCAGGCAAGGAAGACTTCAGAGTCTTCTGGAGAAGATGTACATGTTTCACTTCCATCTGTGGCTTCCTCTTCGGTGGTAGTTTCTGTTGGCGATGAGGGGAAGGAGTACTCAGGTGCTGAGGAAGAGGAGCCACTCATTCAGACGGTGGAGTGCCGCATTTGCCAGGAGGAGGACCATGTTAAAAACCTGGAGATACCGTGTGCATGCAGTGGAAGTCtgaag TATGCTCATAGAACATGTGTACAACGGTGGTGCAATGAGAAAGGAGATATAACCTGTGAGATTTGTCATGAG CAATACAATCCTGGGTACACTGCATCTCCCCGAGCTAACCCAGATGAGACCATCATTGACATCAG GGGAGGTTGGACTATTACAGGCACCCCATTGGATCTGCGTGATCCTCAGCTCCTTGCGGTGGCTGCAGCACAACGCCGTTTTCTTGAAGCTGAGTATGATGAATATTCTGCTACAAATGCCAGTGGTGCTGCATTTTGTCGCTCTGCTGCTCTAATT TTAATGGCTCTTCTGCTGTTGAGGCATGCACTCACCTTCACCAATGGTGATGGAGATGATGATGCTTCCACAGTTTTTTCT CAGCTTTTCATGCTGCGTGCCGCGGGGTTCCTGTTGCCATGCTATATCATGGCATGGGCTGTAAGTATTCTGCAGCGTCGAAGGCAGAGACAG GAGGCTGCTGCTTTGGCAGCAACTGAAGTGGCATTCATACTTCAGTCTGGTAATGGGAGGAGCCTGCATTTTACCATAGCACCTGAGTCACCCACAACTCCACAACAGGAGCCACATGAGTAG
- the LOC105048801 gene encoding uncharacterized protein isoform X2 codes for MAFVIHAGNVKSRCSGEKELTMGDHLVLNVDRLVKTETVESQARKTSESSGEDVHVSLPSVASSSVVVSVGDEGKEYSGAEEEEPLIQTVECRICQEEDHVKNLEIPCACSGSLKYAHRTCVQRWCNEKGDITCEICHEQYNPGYTASPRANPDETIIDIRGGWTITGTPLDLRDPQLLAVAAAQRRFLEAEYDEYSATNASGAAFCRSAALILMALLLLRHALTFTNGDGDDDASTVFSLFMLRAAGFLLPCYIMAWAVSILQRRRQRQEAAALAATEVAFILQSGNGRSLHFTIAPESPTTPQQEPHE; via the exons ATGGCCTTTGTTATTCATGCCGGAAATGTGAAAAGCAG ATGTTCTGGTGAGAAAGAATTGACAATGGGAGATCATCTGGTGTTGAATGTTGACCGTCTCGTGAAGACTGAAACTGTTGAATCTCAGGCAAGGAAGACTTCAGAGTCTTCTGGAGAAGATGTACATGTTTCACTTCCATCTGTGGCTTCCTCTTCGGTGGTAGTTTCTGTTGGCGATGAGGGGAAGGAGTACTCAGGTGCTGAGGAAGAGGAGCCACTCATTCAGACGGTGGAGTGCCGCATTTGCCAGGAGGAGGACCATGTTAAAAACCTGGAGATACCGTGTGCATGCAGTGGAAGTCtgaag TATGCTCATAGAACATGTGTACAACGGTGGTGCAATGAGAAAGGAGATATAACCTGTGAGATTTGTCATGAG CAATACAATCCTGGGTACACTGCATCTCCCCGAGCTAACCCAGATGAGACCATCATTGACATCAG GGGAGGTTGGACTATTACAGGCACCCCATTGGATCTGCGTGATCCTCAGCTCCTTGCGGTGGCTGCAGCACAACGCCGTTTTCTTGAAGCTGAGTATGATGAATATTCTGCTACAAATGCCAGTGGTGCTGCATTTTGTCGCTCTGCTGCTCTAATT TTAATGGCTCTTCTGCTGTTGAGGCATGCACTCACCTTCACCAATGGTGATGGAGATGATGATGCTTCCACAGTTTTTTCT CTTTTCATGCTGCGTGCCGCGGGGTTCCTGTTGCCATGCTATATCATGGCATGGGCTGTAAGTATTCTGCAGCGTCGAAGGCAGAGACAG GAGGCTGCTGCTTTGGCAGCAACTGAAGTGGCATTCATACTTCAGTCTGGTAATGGGAGGAGCCTGCATTTTACCATAGCACCTGAGTCACCCACAACTCCACAACAGGAGCCACATGAGTAG
- the LOC105048801 gene encoding uncharacterized protein isoform X3: MGDHLVLNVDRLVKTETVESQARKTSESSGEDVHVSLPSVASSSVVVSVGDEGKEYSGAEEEEPLIQTVECRICQEEDHVKNLEIPCACSGSLKYAHRTCVQRWCNEKGDITCEICHEQYNPGYTASPRANPDETIIDIRGGWTITGTPLDLRDPQLLAVAAAQRRFLEAEYDEYSATNASGAAFCRSAALILMALLLLRHALTFTNGDGDDDASTVFSQLFMLRAAGFLLPCYIMAWAVSILQRRRQRQEAAALAATEVAFILQSGNGRSLHFTIAPESPTTPQQEPHE, from the exons ATGGGAGATCATCTGGTGTTGAATGTTGACCGTCTCGTGAAGACTGAAACTGTTGAATCTCAGGCAAGGAAGACTTCAGAGTCTTCTGGAGAAGATGTACATGTTTCACTTCCATCTGTGGCTTCCTCTTCGGTGGTAGTTTCTGTTGGCGATGAGGGGAAGGAGTACTCAGGTGCTGAGGAAGAGGAGCCACTCATTCAGACGGTGGAGTGCCGCATTTGCCAGGAGGAGGACCATGTTAAAAACCTGGAGATACCGTGTGCATGCAGTGGAAGTCtgaag TATGCTCATAGAACATGTGTACAACGGTGGTGCAATGAGAAAGGAGATATAACCTGTGAGATTTGTCATGAG CAATACAATCCTGGGTACACTGCATCTCCCCGAGCTAACCCAGATGAGACCATCATTGACATCAG GGGAGGTTGGACTATTACAGGCACCCCATTGGATCTGCGTGATCCTCAGCTCCTTGCGGTGGCTGCAGCACAACGCCGTTTTCTTGAAGCTGAGTATGATGAATATTCTGCTACAAATGCCAGTGGTGCTGCATTTTGTCGCTCTGCTGCTCTAATT TTAATGGCTCTTCTGCTGTTGAGGCATGCACTCACCTTCACCAATGGTGATGGAGATGATGATGCTTCCACAGTTTTTTCT CAGCTTTTCATGCTGCGTGCCGCGGGGTTCCTGTTGCCATGCTATATCATGGCATGGGCTGTAAGTATTCTGCAGCGTCGAAGGCAGAGACAG GAGGCTGCTGCTTTGGCAGCAACTGAAGTGGCATTCATACTTCAGTCTGGTAATGGGAGGAGCCTGCATTTTACCATAGCACCTGAGTCACCCACAACTCCACAACAGGAGCCACATGAGTAG